Sequence from the Christiangramia fulva genome:
GATACTCAAAAAGCCCATCGCATTGTAAATTATTTTGCTCAAAATCCAAAAGACAATCCCATAGTGGTGACGATTTCTCTACTTTTTGGCTATTTTTCCCAGCTATTACAATACCATGGGCTACCCGATAAATCAAAGGCAAGTGTTTCAAAACAACTGAAGATCAGCCCCTATTTTGTGAGTGATTATGTGGTTGCCGCAAGAAATTATTCTATGAAAAAAGCCAGCCGGGCAATAAGCCTGTTGCAGGAAGCCGATGTAAAAAGTAAAGGAGTGGGTGCAGGCAACATTTCTCAAGGGGATCTATTAAAAGAACTTCTGGTGAAAATAATGAACTAATGAGTAAATTTTCATCCTGGATCAATGCCGCGAGGCTCAGAACTTTACCATTATCCATTTCGGGAATTTGCGTGGGAAGCAGCGTGGCTGCTCAGCAGGGCCATTTCAATATAGTTATTTTCAGCCTTGCCCTGGGAACGACCTTGGGATTGCAGATACTTTCAAATTTTGCAAACGATTATGGCGACGGAGTGAAAGGAACCGATAACGAAGACAGGATCGGGCCGCAGAGGGCCATACAAAGCGGACTCATTTCTCACAAAGAAATGCTGCAGGCCATCGTTATCACTGCGATTGCTACACTTTTTCTGGCAATTTTGCTTATTTATGTTTCCTTTGGTACTGAAAAATGGCTTTCAGCACTGGTATTTTTTACTTTGGGAGTGGCAGCGATAGTCGCGGCTATTAAATATACTGTGGGTGATTCGGCTTACGGCTACAGAGGCCTGGGGGATGTTTTCGTGTTTATTTTCTTCGGAATCGTTGCCGTTTATGGTTCTTACTATCTATATTCTCATGATCATGACTGGATAAGCCTTTTTCCGGCAATTTCTATAGGGTTATTGAGTACGGCAGTTTTGAATATTAACAATTTAAGAGACAGGGAATCTGATAAAAAAGCAGGAAAAGTCACTTTGGTAGTGAAACTGGGCGCTAACAGGGCAAAAGACTATCATTACAGCCTGATACTTGGTGCTTTGTTCTTTATGGTGATCTATACGGTAATTTCTGCCAATGATCTTAATGATTTCATCTACCTTCTGGGTTATATTCCTTTGATCTTTCATTTAAAAAGAGTGGTCACCAATGAAAATCCGATGTTGCTGGATCCTGAACTCAAAATAGTCGCATTATCTACTTTTGCGATTTCCCTGTTATTTGCCATAGGCCTTATCTGGTAACGGCTTGAGCGGAAGTTTAACAAAAATATATAAAGTGCTCAGGAGTTATTTTTTTCCTAATGCTTAATTTTATGAAAATCCAAAATTAAGATTATGAAAATTACCTTTTACGGCCAGAATTCATTAGCTCTTCAAATAGGAGATACCCATGTTATCGTCGACCCTTTTATAACAG
This genomic interval carries:
- a CDS encoding 1,4-dihydroxy-2-naphthoate polyprenyltransferase codes for the protein MSKFSSWINAARLRTLPLSISGICVGSSVAAQQGHFNIVIFSLALGTTLGLQILSNFANDYGDGVKGTDNEDRIGPQRAIQSGLISHKEMLQAIVITAIATLFLAILLIYVSFGTEKWLSALVFFTLGVAAIVAAIKYTVGDSAYGYRGLGDVFVFIFFGIVAVYGSYYLYSHDHDWISLFPAISIGLLSTAVLNINNLRDRESDKKAGKVTLVVKLGANRAKDYHYSLILGALFFMVIYTVISANDLNDFIYLLGYIPLIFHLKRVVTNENPMLLDPELKIVALSTFAISLLFAIGLIW